In the genome of Streptomyces collinus, one region contains:
- a CDS encoding MFS transporter, with product MAVVRDLRVLLRFQGFRRLLAVRLLSQGADGVYQVALAAYVVFSPEKQTSAAAVASAMAVLLLPYSLVGPFAGVLLDRWRRRQVLLFGSLLRALLASATALLILSPAPDWLFYVSALCVTAVNRFVLSGLSAALPRVVDADRLVIANSLSPTAGTLAATAGGGLAFVVRLVVADSDAAVVLVGAGLYLCAALASLGMARELLGPDRPLARERIGTALTDTARDLAAGVRHLAAPQRREAAWALVAMSLMRFCYGALLVMVLMLCRYALTSSTDDGLALLGLALGVSGAGFFAAAVVTPWAAGRLGPGRWIIVCAGAAALLEPVLGLPFATAPLLAAAFVLGLTTQGAKIATDTIVQSSVEDGFRGRIFSVYDVLFNVSFVGAAAVAALMLPPDGRSVPLVITIAVTYAAVAVTMARFGRQ from the coding sequence ATGGCCGTCGTCCGTGACCTGCGCGTCCTTCTGCGCTTCCAGGGCTTCCGGCGCCTGCTCGCCGTACGCCTGCTCTCCCAGGGTGCCGACGGTGTCTACCAGGTCGCGCTCGCCGCGTACGTGGTCTTCTCGCCGGAGAAGCAGACCTCGGCGGCCGCGGTCGCCTCCGCGATGGCGGTGCTCCTGCTCCCGTACTCCCTCGTCGGCCCCTTCGCCGGTGTCCTGCTGGACCGTTGGCGGCGCCGCCAGGTCCTGCTCTTCGGCAGCCTGTTGCGCGCCCTCCTGGCCTCCGCGACCGCCCTGCTGATCCTCAGCCCGGCTCCGGACTGGCTCTTCTACGTCTCGGCTCTGTGCGTCACCGCGGTCAACCGCTTCGTCCTGTCGGGCCTGTCCGCCGCCCTGCCGCGCGTGGTCGACGCCGACCGCCTGGTCATCGCCAACTCCCTCTCCCCGACGGCCGGAACACTGGCGGCGACCGCGGGCGGCGGCCTTGCCTTCGTCGTGCGCCTGGTGGTGGCGGACTCGGACGCCGCTGTCGTGCTCGTGGGAGCGGGGCTGTATCTGTGTGCCGCCCTGGCGTCGCTGGGCATGGCGCGGGAACTCCTCGGCCCCGACCGGCCGCTGGCGCGCGAGCGGATCGGAACGGCTCTCACGGACACCGCCCGCGACCTGGCGGCGGGCGTACGCCATCTGGCCGCTCCGCAGCGCCGGGAGGCTGCCTGGGCGCTCGTGGCGATGTCGCTGATGCGGTTCTGCTACGGCGCCCTGCTGGTCATGGTGCTGATGTTGTGCCGGTACGCCCTCACCTCGAGCACGGACGACGGACTCGCCCTGCTCGGGCTGGCGTTGGGCGTCTCCGGCGCCGGCTTCTTCGCGGCGGCCGTGGTGACGCCCTGGGCCGCGGGGCGGCTGGGGCCCGGCCGCTGGATCATCGTGTGCGCCGGGGCCGCGGCGCTGCTGGAGCCCGTTCTCGGGCTGCCCTTCGCCACAGCCCCGCTGCTGGCCGCGGCCTTCGTCCTGGGGCTGACCACTCAGGGCGCGAAGATCGCCACGGACACCATCGTCCAGTCCTCCGTCGAGGACGGCTTCCGTGGCCGGATCTTCTCGGTCTACGACGTCCTCTTCAACGTTTCCTTCGTCGGCGCGGCCGCCGTGGCCGCCCTGATGCTGCCACCGGACGGCCGATCCGTGCCCCTCGTGATCACGATCGCCGTTACCTACGCGGCAGTAGCTGTGACTATGGCCCGGTTTGGCCGCCAGTAA
- a CDS encoding transglycosylase domain-containing protein translates to MSEHRRKPPQPQGGGRAAARRGQSGSASGRRAAPRGATGSPSDSYGSDSYDSGGEERQYGGRAEARRAAQRSTGGGRRRAAEPTRGGRRAGPGGPDGPGRGRGRVAAVPDKKRMIDYPRAGKYGWQRWMPSWKLVSGLCIGFFGSLVAVAGIGYAMVGVPNEENAAALSQNNVYYWADGSQMVAAGSGQNRQNVTIDRIPKAMQWAVISAENKTFYQDRGVDPMGIARAVANMARGGDTQGGSTITQQFVKNTYLSQEQSISRKFKEMFISIKVGTKLSKGEILQGYLNTSYYGRGAYGIQAAAQTYFGKEAKDLKPNECAFLAALLKGPTYYDPAGNEGIDTSATRQANTKRAKARWSWILEQMHNDKRITDQQYQDAIKNFPKLQGRKASKGMTGQIGYLADTAKKYVLSHSNISEKQFDQGGYQIKTTFKKANVEALAKAVKKVEKEKLDPENRELDKHVQFGAASVKPNDGAIVALYGGAGYENGHFNNNADTSGVPVGSTWKPFVLAAAMEHGTYKSDGVGVSPLSKYNGNDHLKVRKNDGTYVLKKDNTPFFQENESDYPWGYISLRKAMEQSVNTPFVQLGMDVGMKNVADVAEKAGILDASFAELNASFALGTSTPSAIRMADAYATFAAAGKQAAPYSVTSVKFNGEEIEGFKKPRVTRAMPENVANNVTNTLENVIQNGTGTKALPLGRTAAGKTGTTDENKSAWFVGYTQQLSTSVAMFREDPKSAKLLSMNGTAGEKSIHGGDVPTLVWTEYMKAALKGKPDLGFPEPEKIGEIQNEVGAPSPTPTPSAEPSETVTESPSPTPTESTTPSPSPSDTCGFFGCEDDGGAQNGGTGNGGTDGGTSPEPTPTDTNLDGGNTRGNGNGGIFGGPEG, encoded by the coding sequence ATGAGCGAGCACCGTCGCAAACCGCCGCAGCCGCAGGGAGGCGGACGTGCCGCGGCCCGACGCGGCCAGTCCGGCTCGGCCTCCGGCCGCCGTGCGGCACCGCGAGGCGCCACCGGGTCTCCGTCCGACTCCTATGGGTCGGACTCCTACGACTCGGGGGGTGAGGAGCGTCAGTACGGCGGCCGTGCCGAGGCCCGGCGTGCGGCGCAGAGAAGTACGGGTGGCGGCCGCCGGAGAGCGGCCGAACCGACCCGAGGTGGCCGGCGTGCCGGTCCTGGCGGCCCGGACGGGCCCGGCCGAGGCAGAGGACGCGTCGCCGCCGTTCCCGACAAGAAGCGGATGATCGACTATCCGCGCGCCGGCAAGTACGGCTGGCAGCGCTGGATGCCGTCCTGGAAGCTCGTCTCCGGTCTGTGTATCGGCTTCTTCGGCAGCCTGGTGGCCGTGGCGGGCATCGGCTACGCCATGGTGGGCGTCCCCAACGAGGAGAACGCGGCGGCACTGTCGCAGAACAACGTCTACTACTGGGCCGACGGCAGCCAGATGGTCGCGGCGGGCAGCGGTCAGAACCGGCAGAACGTCACGATCGACCGGATCCCCAAGGCCATGCAGTGGGCGGTGATCTCGGCCGAGAACAAGACCTTCTACCAGGACAGGGGCGTCGACCCCATGGGTATCGCCCGGGCCGTGGCGAACATGGCGCGGGGCGGTGACACGCAGGGTGGTTCGACGATCACCCAGCAGTTCGTCAAGAACACCTACCTGAGCCAGGAACAGTCGATCTCCCGTAAGTTCAAGGAGATGTTCATCTCGATCAAGGTGGGCACCAAGCTCTCCAAGGGCGAGATCCTCCAGGGCTACCTCAACACCTCGTACTACGGCCGCGGCGCCTACGGCATCCAGGCCGCCGCGCAGACCTACTTCGGCAAGGAAGCGAAGGACCTCAAGCCGAACGAGTGTGCCTTCCTCGCCGCTCTGCTCAAGGGCCCGACCTACTACGACCCGGCGGGCAACGAAGGCATCGACACCTCGGCGACCAGGCAGGCCAACACCAAGCGTGCCAAGGCCCGTTGGAGCTGGATCCTCGAGCAGATGCACAACGACAAGAGGATCACGGACCAGCAGTATCAGGACGCGATCAAGAACTTCCCCAAGCTCCAGGGCCGCAAGGCGTCCAAGGGCATGACCGGCCAGATCGGGTACCTCGCGGACACGGCCAAGAAGTATGTCCTGAGCCACTCCAACATCTCCGAGAAGCAGTTCGACCAGGGCGGCTACCAAATCAAGACGACCTTCAAGAAGGCCAACGTCGAGGCGCTGGCGAAGGCCGTCAAGAAGGTCGAGAAGGAGAAGCTCGACCCGGAGAACCGCGAGCTGGACAAGCACGTCCAGTTCGGTGCGGCGTCGGTGAAGCCCAACGACGGCGCGATCGTCGCGCTCTACGGCGGCGCCGGGTACGAGAACGGCCACTTCAACAACAACGCGGACACGTCGGGTGTCCCCGTCGGTTCGACGTGGAAGCCGTTCGTGCTCGCGGCGGCTATGGAGCACGGCACGTACAAGAGCGACGGAGTCGGGGTCTCGCCGCTGAGCAAGTACAACGGCAACGACCATCTCAAGGTCAGGAAGAACGACGGAACCTACGTCCTGAAGAAGGACAACACGCCGTTCTTCCAGGAGAACGAGAGTGACTACCCCTGGGGCTACATCTCCTTGCGCAAGGCGATGGAGCAGTCCGTGAACACGCCGTTCGTGCAGCTCGGCATGGACGTGGGGATGAAGAACGTGGCCGACGTGGCCGAGAAGGCCGGCATCCTGGACGCCAGCTTCGCCGAGCTCAACGCGTCGTTCGCGCTCGGTACGTCGACTCCCAGTGCGATCCGTATGGCAGACGCTTACGCGACGTTCGCCGCAGCGGGCAAGCAGGCCGCCCCGTACTCGGTGACCAGCGTCAAGTTCAACGGTGAGGAAATCGAAGGCTTCAAGAAGCCGAGGGTCACGCGGGCGATGCCCGAGAACGTGGCCAACAATGTCACGAACACTCTGGAAAACGTCATCCAGAACGGTACGGGCACAAAGGCGCTCCCCCTGGGCCGTACGGCGGCCGGCAAGACCGGTACCACCGACGAGAACAAGTCGGCTTGGTTCGTCGGCTACACCCAGCAGCTGTCGACCTCGGTCGCGATGTTCCGCGAGGACCCCAAGAGCGCCAAGCTGCTCTCCATGAACGGCACGGCCGGTGAGAAGTCCATCCACGGTGGTGACGTCCCCACGCTGGTGTGGACCGAGTACATGAAGGCCGCGCTGAAGGGCAAGCCGGACCTCGGATTCCCGGAACCCGAAAAGATCGGCGAGATCCAGAACGAGGTGGGTGCCCCGTCACCGACTCCGACGCCCAGCGCGGAGCCCAGCGAGACCGTGACCGAGTCGCCGAGCCCCACGCCCACGGAGAGCACGACCCCGTCGCCGTCGCCGAGTGACACCTGCGGGTTCTTCGGTTGTGAGGACGACGGTGGCGCGCAGAACGGCGGCACAGGCAACGGAGGCACGGACGGAGGGACTTCCCCCGAGCCCACGCCAACCGATACGAACCTGGATGGCGGCAACACCAGAGGCAACGGCAACGGAGGCATCTTCGGAGGCCCCGAGGGATAG
- a CDS encoding alanine racemase gives MALTLYVDTARWRAHHKHVQEQFPGLVPVCKGNGYGFGHERLAEEATRLGSDVLAVGTTYEAARIKDWFGGDLLVLTPYRRGEEPVPLPDRVIRSVSSIDGVYGLVGARVVIEVMSSMKRHGISEQDLAQLHAAIENVRLEGFAIHLPLDRTDGSDAVEEVIGWMDRLRAARLPLHTMFVSHLKAEELARLQQQFPQTRFRARIGTRLWLGDHDATEYRGAVLDVTRVAKGDRFGYRQQKAASDGFLVVVAGGTSHGVGLEAPKALHGVMPRAKGVARAGLATVNRNLSPFVWGGKQRWFAEPPHMQVSILFVPADAPEPKVGDELVAHLRHTTTQFDRLMDR, from the coding sequence GTCTGCAAGGGCAACGGCTACGGCTTCGGGCACGAGCGGCTGGCGGAGGAGGCCACACGGCTGGGCTCGGACGTCCTCGCCGTCGGCACGACGTACGAGGCCGCCCGGATCAAGGACTGGTTCGGCGGCGACCTGCTGGTGCTGACGCCGTACCGGCGGGGCGAGGAGCCGGTGCCGCTGCCGGACCGGGTCATCCGCTCCGTGTCGTCGATAGACGGCGTGTACGGCCTGGTCGGCGCCCGTGTGGTGATCGAGGTGATGTCCTCGATGAAGCGGCACGGCATCAGCGAGCAGGACCTGGCCCAGCTGCACGCCGCCATCGAGAACGTCCGCCTGGAGGGCTTCGCCATCCACCTGCCGCTGGACCGCACCGACGGCTCGGACGCCGTCGAGGAGGTCATCGGCTGGATGGACCGGCTGCGTGCCGCCCGGCTGCCCCTGCACACCATGTTCGTCAGCCACCTCAAGGCCGAGGAACTCGCCCGGCTTCAGCAGCAGTTCCCGCAGACCCGCTTCCGGGCACGCATCGGCACGCGGCTCTGGCTGGGGGACCACGACGCCACGGAGTACCGCGGAGCGGTCCTGGACGTCACGCGCGTCGCCAAGGGCGACCGTTTCGGCTACCGGCAGCAGAAGGCTGCCTCCGACGGCTTCCTGGTGGTCGTGGCGGGCGGTACGTCGCACGGAGTGGGTCTGGAGGCCCCCAAGGCTCTGCACGGCGTCATGCCGCGCGCCAAGGGCGTCGCACGCGCCGGCCTCGCGACGGTCAACCGGAACCTTTCTCCGTTCGTCTGGGGCGGCAAGCAGCGCTGGTTCGCGGAGCCGCCGCACATGCAGGTGTCGATCCTGTTCGTGCCGGCGGACGCGCCCGAGCCGAAGGTCGGTGACGAGCTGGTGGCCCATCTGCGGCACACCACCACCCAGTTCGACCGCCTCATGGACCGCTGA
- a CDS encoding CCA tRNA nucleotidyltransferase: MPNANEETSSALSQVQHRAVSELLRVAPVADDLARRFQEAGFSLALVGGSVRDALLGRLGNDLDFTTDARPEDVLKIVRPWADSVWEVGIAFGTVGAHKGGYQIEVTTYRSEAYDRTSRKPEVSYGDSIEQDLVRRDFTVNAMAVALPEKEFVDPHGGLEDLAARVLRTPGTPEESFSDDPLRMMRAARFAAQLDFEVAPEVVTAMTEMAERIEIVSAERVRDELNKLILSQRPRKGLTLLVETGLAERVVPELPALRLERDEHHRHKDVYDHSLIVLEQAMALEEDGPDLTLRLAALLHDIGKPRTRRFETDGRVSFHHHEVVGAKMTKKRMTALKYSNELVKDVSRLVELHLRFHGYGTGEWTDSAVRRYVRDAGPLLDRLHKLTRSDCTTRNKRKAAALSRAYDGLEERIAKLEEQEELDSIRPDLDGNQIMEILGVGPGPVIGRAYQHMLELRLENGPMEQDAAVAALKEWWAGQES, from the coding sequence GTGCCGAACGCCAACGAAGAAACGTCCAGTGCCCTGAGCCAGGTGCAGCACCGTGCCGTGAGTGAACTGCTGCGGGTCGCTCCTGTCGCCGATGACCTCGCCCGCCGCTTTCAGGAGGCCGGGTTCTCACTTGCCCTCGTCGGCGGCTCGGTACGGGACGCGCTGCTGGGCCGGCTCGGCAATGATCTCGACTTCACGACGGATGCCCGTCCCGAGGACGTCCTCAAGATCGTGCGTCCGTGGGCGGACTCCGTCTGGGAGGTCGGGATCGCGTTCGGCACGGTGGGTGCCCACAAGGGCGGCTACCAGATCGAGGTGACCACCTACCGCTCGGAGGCCTACGACCGCACTTCGCGCAAGCCTGAGGTGTCGTACGGCGACTCCATCGAGCAGGACCTCGTCCGCCGTGACTTCACGGTGAACGCCATGGCGGTGGCGCTGCCGGAGAAGGAGTTCGTCGACCCGCACGGTGGGCTCGAGGATCTCGCGGCCCGTGTGCTGCGCACGCCCGGCACCCCGGAGGAGTCGTTCTCCGACGACCCGCTGCGGATGATGAGGGCCGCGCGGTTCGCGGCTCAGCTCGACTTCGAGGTCGCCCCCGAAGTCGTCACGGCGATGACGGAGATGGCCGAGCGCATCGAGATCGTCTCGGCCGAGCGGGTTCGGGACGAGCTGAACAAGCTGATCCTCTCCCAGCGGCCGCGCAAGGGCCTGACGCTGCTCGTCGAGACGGGCCTCGCCGAACGCGTTGTGCCCGAGCTGCCGGCCCTGCGCCTGGAGCGTGACGAGCACCACCGTCACAAGGACGTCTACGACCACTCGCTGATCGTCCTGGAGCAGGCGATGGCGCTGGAGGAGGACGGCCCCGACCTCACTCTCCGCCTGGCCGCTCTCCTGCACGACATCGGCAAGCCGCGCACGCGTCGCTTCGAGACGGACGGCCGGGTCTCGTTCCACCACCACGAGGTGGTCGGGGCGAAGATGACCAAGAAGCGCATGACGGCTCTGAAGTACTCCAACGAGCTGGTGAAGGACGTCTCGCGTCTGGTCGAACTCCACCTGCGCTTCCATGGTTATGGCACGGGCGAGTGGACGGACTCGGCGGTTCGTCGTTACGTCCGTGACGCCGGCCCGCTCCTCGACCGCCTCCACAAGCTGACCCGCTCGGACTGCACCACCCGCAACAAGCGCAAGGCGGCGGCCCTGTCGCGTGCGTACGACGGGCTGGAGGAGCGGATCGCCAAGCTGGAGGAGCAGGAGGAGCTGGACTCGATCCGCCCGGACCTCGACGGCAACCAGATCATGGAGATCCTCGGTGTCGGACCCGGCCCGGTCATCGGCCGCGCCTACCAGCACATGCTGGAGCTGCGCCTGGAGAACGGGCCGATGGAGCAGGACGCTGCGGTGGCCGCACTCAAGGAGTGGTGGGCCGGGCAGGAGAGCTGA
- a CDS encoding LppU/SCO3897 family protein — MTTPPPQGNPFAQGQPAAAPQAPFPPQGGYPQQPGQPGFPPQGAGPYAPVPPQPSGRKVSFKTIKNIVIVIAVAGVAIGGYIASRDDANTAAVGDCMHRGSTSDNNPDLEVVACDNAKAQFKVLAKIEGSYLTQTLASSKCEAEAKDFQYTYTESGDGKDFLLCLKDYKK; from the coding sequence GTGACTACTCCGCCGCCCCAGGGCAATCCATTCGCGCAGGGCCAGCCCGCGGCTGCACCCCAGGCTCCGTTCCCGCCCCAGGGCGGTTACCCCCAGCAGCCCGGGCAGCCCGGCTTCCCGCCCCAGGGCGCCGGTCCGTACGCTCCGGTTCCCCCGCAGCCGTCCGGCCGCAAGGTCAGCTTCAAGACGATCAAGAACATCGTCATCGTCATCGCCGTGGCGGGCGTGGCCATCGGCGGCTACATAGCCAGCCGGGACGACGCCAACACGGCCGCTGTCGGCGACTGCATGCACCGCGGCAGCACCAGCGACAACAACCCGGACCTCGAAGTCGTCGCGTGCGACAACGCCAAGGCCCAGTTCAAGGTGCTGGCCAAGATCGAGGGCTCGTACCTCACGCAGACGCTGGCCTCCAGCAAGTGCGAAGCCGAGGCCAAGGACTTCCAGTACACGTACACCGAGAGCGGTGACGGCAAGGACTTCCTGCTCTGCCTGAAGGACTACAAGAAGTAG
- a CDS encoding PadR family transcriptional regulator, giving the protein MSRRSGILEFAVLGLLRESPMHGYELRKRLNTSLGVFRAFSYGTLYPCLKTLVANGWLIEETGNTTEDALAAPLTGRRAKIVYRLTAEGKEHFEQLLSQTGPDAYEDETFAARFAFFGQTSRDVRMRVLEGRRSRLEERLEKMSASLARTRERLDDYTLELQRHGMESVEREVRWLNELIESERAGRDLKGPATGEPASRDTTSGASGDLPRPGGDPRPDSPDDTAT; this is encoded by the coding sequence ATGAGCCGGCGTTCCGGGATCCTCGAGTTCGCCGTACTCGGCCTGCTCCGCGAATCTCCGATGCACGGCTATGAGCTGCGTAAACGGCTCAACACATCGCTGGGCGTGTTCCGTGCGTTCAGCTACGGGACGCTCTACCCCTGCCTCAAGACGCTGGTCGCCAACGGCTGGTTGATCGAGGAAACGGGGAACACCACCGAGGACGCCCTCGCCGCCCCCCTCACCGGCCGCCGCGCCAAGATCGTCTACCGATTGACGGCGGAGGGTAAGGAGCACTTCGAGCAGCTGCTGTCGCAGACCGGGCCCGACGCGTACGAGGACGAAACCTTCGCAGCCCGTTTCGCCTTCTTCGGGCAAACCTCACGCGATGTCCGCATGCGCGTACTGGAGGGCCGCCGCAGCCGGCTGGAGGAACGCCTCGAGAAGATGAGCGCTTCCCTGGCCCGCACCCGGGAGCGCCTCGACGACTACACGCTCGAGCTCCAGCGCCACGGGATGGAGTCCGTGGAGCGCGAGGTGCGCTGGCTGAACGAGCTCATCGAGAGCGAGCGGGCGGGGCGGGACCTCAAGGGTCCGGCCACCGGGGAGCCCGCTTCGCGTGACACCACATCTGGAGCGTCGGGCGACCTGCCCCGGCCGGGGGGCGACCCCAGGCCGGATTCGCCCGACGACACCGCCACGTGA
- a CDS encoding inositol-3-phosphate synthase produces the protein MGSVRVAIVGVGNCAASLVQGVEYYKDADPASKVPGLMHVQFGDYHVSDVEFVAAFDVDAKKVGLDLADAIGASENNTIKICDVPSTGVTVQRGHTLDGLGKYYRETIEEAAEEPVDVVQVLKDQQVDVLVCYLPVGSEDAAKFYAQCAIDAKVAFVNALPVFIAGTKEWADKFTEAGVPIVGDDIKSQVGATITHRVMAKLFEDRGVVLDRTMQLNVGGNMDFKNMLERDRLESKKISKTQAVTSQIRDRELGEGNVHIGPSDYVAWLDDRKWAYVRLEGRAFGDVPLNLEYKLEVWDSPNSAGVIIDALRAAKIAKDRGIGGPILSASSYFMKSPPVQYFDDEARENVEKFIKGEVER, from the coding sequence ATGGGTTCGGTTCGCGTAGCCATCGTCGGTGTGGGCAACTGCGCCGCATCGCTGGTACAGGGAGTCGAGTACTACAAGGACGCCGACCCGGCGTCCAAGGTGCCGGGCCTGATGCACGTCCAGTTCGGCGACTACCACGTCAGCGACGTCGAGTTCGTCGCCGCCTTCGACGTGGACGCCAAGAAGGTCGGCCTCGACCTGGCGGACGCCATCGGCGCCTCCGAGAACAACACCATCAAGATCTGCGACGTGCCCAGCACCGGTGTGACGGTCCAGCGCGGCCACACCCTCGACGGCCTCGGCAAGTACTACCGCGAGACCATCGAGGAGGCCGCCGAGGAGCCGGTCGACGTCGTCCAGGTCCTCAAGGACCAGCAGGTCGACGTCCTCGTCTGCTACCTGCCCGTCGGCTCCGAGGACGCGGCGAAGTTCTACGCCCAGTGCGCCATCGACGCCAAGGTCGCCTTCGTCAACGCCCTTCCGGTCTTCATCGCCGGCACCAAGGAGTGGGCGGACAAGTTCACCGAGGCGGGCGTCCCGATCGTCGGTGACGACATCAAGTCCCAGGTGGGCGCCACCATCACGCACCGCGTGATGGCGAAGCTGTTCGAGGACCGGGGCGTCGTCCTGGACCGCACGATGCAGCTGAACGTCGGCGGCAACATGGACTTCAAGAACATGCTCGAGCGCGACCGCCTCGAGTCGAAGAAGATCTCCAAGACGCAGGCCGTCACCTCCCAGATCCGCGACCGCGAGCTGGGCGAGGGCAACGTCCACATCGGCCCGTCCGACTACGTCGCCTGGCTGGACGACCGCAAGTGGGCCTACGTCCGCCTCGAGGGCCGCGCGTTCGGTGACGTCCCGCTGAACCTGGAGTACAAGCTCGAGGTCTGGGACTCCCCGAACTCCGCCGGCGTCATCATCGACGCCCTGCGCGCCGCGAAGATCGCCAAGGACCGCGGCATCGGCGGCCCGATCCTGTCGGCGTCGAGCTACTTCATGAAGTCCCCGCCCGTGCAGTACTTCGACGACGAGGCCCGCGAGAACGTCGAGAAGTTCATCAAGGGTGAGGTCGAGCGCTGA
- a CDS encoding glycosyltransferase family 87 protein produces the protein MCGMPSAESTQASVHEPDPVRPTKEDEVAAAGSELIGGPLGRRALLGASWWTPVRVIALVAIGMFALGLVQKAPCYNGAWFFGASSQYTHACYSDIPHLYQGRGFADGLVPYFDRLPGDMQYLEYPVLTGVFMEVASWLTPGSGTIQYQEQWYWMVNAGMLMVCAAVIAVCVTRTHARRPWDGLLVALAPAAALTATINWDLLAVALTAAAMLMWSRGRSLAFGVLLGLATAAKLYPFLLLGPLMVLCWRAGRWRAFGTALGGAAAAWVVVNGPVMLFAFEGWSKFYTFSQERGVDFGSFWLIMAQNSDDPLSTDTVNTLATLLMLASCAAVAALALTAPRRPRFAQLAFLIVAAFILTNKVYSPQYVLWLVPLAALARPKWRDYLIWQTCEVAYFLGIWLYLAYTTSGDAHKGLPTDGYHWAIALHLLGTLYLCVMVVRDIFLPDRDPVRRAGDDDPSGGVLDGAEDVFVLGPAARPRRQVTAQFDGPPVEWGKPGATGGSL, from the coding sequence ATGTGCGGCATGCCCAGTGCAGAATCGACGCAAGCGAGCGTCCATGAGCCGGACCCGGTGCGGCCGACCAAGGAGGACGAGGTCGCCGCGGCCGGCAGTGAGCTGATCGGCGGCCCGCTTGGGCGGCGAGCCCTGCTCGGTGCGTCCTGGTGGACTCCCGTCCGGGTGATCGCGTTGGTGGCGATCGGCATGTTCGCCCTCGGACTGGTCCAGAAGGCACCCTGCTACAACGGCGCCTGGTTCTTCGGCGCCAGCTCCCAGTACACGCATGCGTGCTACTCGGACATCCCGCACCTCTACCAGGGACGCGGCTTCGCCGACGGGCTCGTGCCGTACTTCGACAGGCTCCCCGGCGACATGCAGTACCTGGAGTACCCGGTGCTCACCGGTGTCTTCATGGAGGTCGCCTCCTGGCTCACGCCCGGCAGCGGCACCATCCAGTACCAGGAGCAGTGGTACTGGATGGTCAACGCCGGAATGCTCATGGTGTGTGCGGCGGTCATCGCCGTCTGCGTGACGCGTACCCACGCCCGGCGGCCCTGGGACGGTCTGCTGGTCGCCCTGGCGCCCGCTGCCGCGCTGACGGCGACCATCAACTGGGACCTGCTCGCGGTCGCTCTGACGGCCGCGGCGATGCTCATGTGGTCACGTGGCCGCTCTCTCGCCTTCGGCGTGCTGCTGGGGCTCGCCACGGCCGCCAAGCTCTACCCGTTCCTGCTCCTCGGGCCACTGATGGTGCTGTGCTGGCGTGCGGGAAGGTGGCGTGCGTTCGGGACGGCTCTGGGCGGCGCGGCTGCTGCCTGGGTCGTCGTGAACGGGCCGGTGATGCTCTTCGCGTTCGAGGGCTGGTCGAAGTTCTACACCTTCAGCCAGGAACGGGGCGTCGACTTCGGCTCCTTCTGGCTGATCATGGCCCAGAACTCGGACGACCCGCTCAGCACCGACACGGTCAACACTCTGGCCACGCTGCTGATGCTGGCGTCCTGCGCGGCTGTCGCGGCGCTCGCACTGACCGCCCCGCGCCGCCCGCGGTTCGCCCAGCTCGCGTTCCTGATCGTCGCGGCGTTCATCCTCACCAACAAGGTCTACTCGCCGCAGTACGTCCTGTGGCTGGTGCCGCTGGCCGCCCTCGCCCGGCCGAAGTGGCGGGACTACCTGATCTGGCAGACCTGCGAGGTGGCGTACTTCCTGGGGATCTGGCTGTACCTCGCCTACACGACCAGCGGAGACGCTCACAAGGGGCTGCCCACCGACGGGTACCACTGGGCCATCGCCCTGCATCTGCTGGGGACGCTGTATCTGTGCGTGATGGTCGTGCGTGACATCTTCCTGCCGGACCGGGATCCGGTGCGCCGGGCCGGTGACGACGATCCTTCCGGCGGGGTGCTCGACGGCGCCGAGGACGTCTTCGTTCTCGGCCCAGCCGCTCGCCCCCGACGGCAGGTGACCGCCCAGTTCGACGGGCCACCGGTCGAGTGGGGAAAGCCGGGCGCCACGGGTGGTTCGCTCTGA